From one Lolium rigidum isolate FL_2022 chromosome 4, APGP_CSIRO_Lrig_0.1, whole genome shotgun sequence genomic stretch:
- the LOC124646770 gene encoding UPF0481 protein At3g47200-like, with protein sequence MAGGGLGGGGGDITVHVELLARSLMRKQEGAAADEQHRATASSHRLSRVPVHLRDNNANDYTPGFVAIGPLHNREDRRLRPAERLKVAYLNGLISRGHPDPAHHLTVIQDYVRIVAAREQEARAMYVSEELADIAADDFIQMMVLDGCFIIEHLINVATGRDEPSLHATPFGPAQLSVDLVLAENQIPFFVLVDLITASRLPEFEATGYPPPVLLVKLVLFYLAGEKGRDMSDDALPTADGVSHILHLLYEMVTAARTRWEPPPRAIQDGAVMEMAQEAARLLRRIPLLLFVPLLYPILPEDKKWSASYGKEDVPSASDLKRMGVQFKKVRSGSGSKPVVGIASVLGPVPFAVKLMQHEDRLHLPQLRLEFRTAPLLLNLMAFEQSSSSSSAAATTTTTVAPTVVSAYASFMAKMLQSAEDAGVLSAAEVVQQHGGAGNESKEEVARFFRKMGAASEAAGGDLLLEKSYLGQLLEKLRERSRHPLYVMWADVQRNYFTLPWAVVVEFVAVVTFVSSMVQTYTSVKYHG encoded by the coding sequence ATGGCCGGTGGCGgccttggtggcggcggcggcgacatcaCGGTGCACGTGGAGCTGCTGGCGCGCAGCCTGATGCGCAAgcaggagggcgcggcggcggatgAGCAGCACCGGGCCACGGCGAGCAGCCACCGGCTGTCCCGCGTCCCCGTCCACCTCCGTGACAACAACGCCAACGATTACACGCCGGGGTTCGTCGCCATCGGCCCGCTGCACAACCGCGAGGACCGGCGCCTCCGCCCCGCCGAGCGGCTCAAGGTGGCGTACCTCAACGGCCTCATCTCTCGCGGTCACCCGGACCCGGCGCATCACCTCACCGTCATCCAGGACTACGTCCGCATCGTGGCTGCCCGCGAGCAGGAGGCCCGGGCAATGTACGTCAGCGAGGAGCTCGCCGACATCGCCGCCGACGACTTCATCCAGATGATGGTGCTCGATGGCTGCTTCATCATCGAGCACCTCATCAACGTCGCCACCGGGCGCGATGAGCCGTCGCTGCACGCGACGCCCTTCGGCCCCGCGCAGCTCTCCGTGGACCTCGTCCTCGCCGAGAACCAGATCCCGTTCTTCGTCCTCGTCGACCTCATTACCGCCAGCAGGCTGCCGGAGTTCGAGGCCACCGGTTACCCCCCGCCGGTGCTCCTCGTGAAGCTCGTGCTGTTCTACCTCGCCGGCGAGAAGGGCCGCGACATGAGTGACGACGCCCTGCCCACGGCAGACGGCGTCTCCCACATCCTGCACCTGCTCTACGAGATGGTCACCGCGGCGCGGACGCGGTGGGAGCCGCCCCCGCGCGCCATCCAGGACggcgcggtgatggagatggcgcagGAGGCGGCCCGACTGCTGCGCCGCATCCCGCTGCTTCTGTTCGTGCCGCTTCTGTACCCGATCCTACCCGAGGACAAGAAGTGGAGCGCGAGCTACGGGAAGGAGGACGTGCCGTCGGCGAGCGACCTGAAGCGGATGGGCGTGCAGTTCAAGAAGGTGCGCAGCGGGTCCGGGAGCAAGCCGGTGGTCGGGATCGCGTCGGTGCTTGGCCCCGTGCCGTTCGCCGTGAAGCTGATGCAGCACGAGGACCGGCTGCATCTTCCCCAGCTCCGTCTCGAGTTCCGCACGGCGCCGCTGCTGCTGAACCTCATGGCGTTCGAGCAgtcgtcctcgtcatcgtcggcagCTGCAACGACGACAACGACGGTAGCCCCAACGGTCGTGTCGGCGTACGCGTCGTTCATGGCGAAGATGCTGCAGTCGGCGGAGGACGCTGGGGTGCtgtcggcggcggaggtggtgcaGCAGCACGGCGGCGCGGGCAACGAGAGCAAGGAGGAGGTCGCGAGGTTCTTCAGGAAGATGGGCGCCGCCagcgaggcggccggcggcgacctGCTGCTCGAGAAGAGCTACCTGGGGCAGCTGCTGGAGAAGCTGCGGGAGCGGAGCCGGCACCCGCTCTACGTCATGTGGGCCGACGTGCAGCGCAACTACTTCACGCTGCCGTGGGCCGTCGTCGTCGAGttcgtcgccgtcgtcacctTTGTCTCCAGCATGGTCCAGACATACACCTCCGTCAAGTACCATGGCTGA
- the LOC124708042 gene encoding beta-carotene isomerase D27, chloroplastic-like encodes MAPPTPSRLHRHLLPVLPSRPPRASSSFSPSPTQRPSHRPTSRLHCSSSPVEASLPSAKGGEYRPSFADDFLLAFFRAKMVEEVGWDSPKPGYAGLIEVANRLMVKGKSALETEQSAVRVLQALFPPLLLDLFKALLAPIANGQLASMMVARATALSCQWLMGTCTVNSVTLPDGKSLSSGVFVEKCKYLEESKCLGICINTCKLPTQTFFKDHMGVDLYMEPNFEDYSCQFNFGVPPPPLDTDKALKEPCLDICTSARRRREVGSTSGPDGLCPQV; translated from the exons ATGGCGCCTCCGACTccaagccgtctccaccgccacctcctccccgtccttccATCTCGTCCCcctcgcgcctcctcctccttctcgccCTCCCCAACCCAGCGACCCAGTCACCGGCCTACCTCCCGGCTCCACTGCTCCTCGTCGCCG GTGGAAGCGTCGCTGCCATCGGCGAAGGGCGGCGAGTACCGTCCATCATTCGCCGACGACTTCCTCCTCGCCTTCTTCCGGGCCAAGATGGTGGAG GAGGTTGGATGGGATTCTCCGAAGCCTGGATATGCTGGGCTGATCGAAGTTGCCAATCGCCTCATGGTCAAGGGGAAGAGCGCTTTAGAGACTGAGCAATCAGCT GTCCGAGTACTCCAGGCACTGTTCccacctctcttgctagacctttTCAAAGCTCTTTTAGCACCAATTGCTAATGGCCAACTTGCTTCCATGATGGTCG CTAGAGCAACAGCACTTTCATGCCAATGGCTGATGGGCACATGTACCGTGAATTCTGTGACACTGCCCGACGGGAAATCTCTATCAAGTGGG GTGTTCGTCGAGAAGTGCAAATATTTGGAAGAGAGCAAATGCCTTGGTATTTGTATCAACACGTGCAAACTGCCAACCCAG ACCTTCTTCAAGGATCACATGGGCGTCGATTTGTATATGGAGCCAAATTTTGAAGACTATAGCTGCCAG TTCAACTTTGGAGTGCCTCCCCCACCTCTCGACACCGACAAGGCCCTGAAGGAACCCTGCCTGGACATATGCACGAGCGCTAGGCGGCGCAGAGAGGTTGGCAGCACCAGCGGCCCTGATGGTCTGTGTCCCCAAGTATGA